The proteins below come from a single Miscanthus floridulus cultivar M001 chromosome 1, ASM1932011v1, whole genome shotgun sequence genomic window:
- the LOC136497272 gene encoding uncharacterized protein, which produces MAAAAADSDPAAAVAAMSTCAHCQREIPSSNIDLHSVHCARNLQKCQHCGEMIPRKLMDEHYDENHAPINCSLCKETIERESWDLHKGEKCPQRIVACEYCEFELPAVDLHEHQDVCGNRTELCQTCRKYIRLRELIGHETHCHTNSNGSADTSSARAIPERELRPPPPVRPARPARPAHASPHKRLLFTIAVTGIAVMIGSILFQRDESF; this is translated from the exons ATGGCAGCGGCCGCCGCCGACTCCGATCCCGCCGCAGCTGTGGCCGCCATGTCCACCTGCGCCCACTG TCAGCGAGAGATCCCATCTTCGAACATCGACTTACATTCTGTACATTGCGCCCGTAACCTCCAAAAGTGCCAGCACTGTGGCGAAATGATTCCTAGGAAACTTATGGATGAACATTATGATGAAAACCATGCCCCG ATCAATTGCTCCCTTTGCAAAGAAACAATAGAACGTGAGAGTTGGGATCTTCATAAAGGTGAAAAGTGCCCACAAAGAATTGTCGCTTGTGAATATTGCGAGTTTGAATTGCCTGCAGTTGATCTCCATGAACATCAG GATGTATGTGGAAACCGAACAGAACTTTGCCAAACATGCAGGAAGTATATTAGATTGCGTGAATTGATAGGGCACGAAACACACTGCCATACAAACTCAAATGGTTCTGCAGACACATCCAG TGCCAGAGCAATTCCAGAGAGAGAACTACGACCGCCGCCACCAGTGCGACCGGCACGACCAGCACGTCCTGCTCATGCTTCACCACACAAGCGGCTCCTCTTCACAATCGCTGTCACTGGAATAGCAGTTATGATTGGCTCCATACTGTTCCAAAGGGACGAGAGTTTCTAG